One Ranitomeya variabilis isolate aRanVar5 chromosome 4, aRanVar5.hap1, whole genome shotgun sequence genomic window, CCACATCACTGCCATGTACCTCGGCATCGGAGACCGAAGCCCCAGCAGACCCGACACCCACAACACAGCCTGATGAGCAGGTGTCTGATGCTGCTGAAACCTCCACTGATGCTGGTCCTGGAAGCACACAAACAAcagccccaagcacttcacaaacaacagccccaagcacttcacaaacagcagccccaagcacttctcaaacagccccaagcacttcacaaacaaCAGCCCCAAGCACTTCTCAAACAGCAGCCCCAGCACCACAGGCAGCATCAACAGCAAATCTACCTATGTATCTAACACACACTCTCCGAGATAGGCGAACTAGGTGACAGGAACAGCCACGTATGCTGCCCGAGCTCATTGATGCTAGAGTTTTATCCATACTCAATTCCATGACACCAGAAACTGCTGTAGATAGGTGTTGTTGCTCACTGTCTCCTTGCCTTGGCAAAGTTCCTGATGGACGGCAGGAACGAGTACGTGCTGCAATCTTGACCATCATTGCTGCAAGCCAAGGAGAGCAGGAACCCAACCAGGTGCTAGGGTCCATTGAACAATGGCGAGCTGCTCAACATCAAATACAGATGCCATCTGCTACCAATATAACAAATGACCAAAATGTAGGTACCCAACAAACACAGGAAAGGCCTGCACCCTCGTCCATGCTTCCACCTCCTGCTGTAAGACCTCGTTATCCCCAAAGGTCTGCTCCAGTTTGGTTTCCTCCTGCCCATAGCTACACCCATGATTatggacaaatgtccgatcctacctctgtgccccattcacgtggcagtagccagcaatacggacaaatgtccgatcctacctctgtgccccattcacgtggcagtagccagcaatacggacaaatgtccgatcctacctctgtgcctctgtcctgtgccagtagccagcaatattgGCAAATGTCTGATGAGACTTCTGTGCCTCATtcacgtgccagtagccagcaatattggcaaatgtctgctcctacctctgtgcctcatgcccgtgccacaaCTCAGCAATATTGGCAAAGGTCT contains:
- the LOC143766571 gene encoding uncharacterized protein LOC143766571, with translation MLPELIDARVLSILNSMTPETAVDRCCCSLSPCLGKVPDGRQERVRAAILTIIAASQGEQEPNQVLGSIEQWRAAQHQIQMPSATNITNDQNVGTQQTQERPAPSSMLPPPAVRPRYPQRSAPVWFPPAHSYTHDYGQMSDPTSVPHSRGSSQQYGQMSDPTSVPHSRGSSQQYGQMSDPTSVPLSCASSQQYWQMSDETSVPHSRASSQQYWQMSAPTSVPHARATTQQYWQRSVPSHTYSQHSESQSSSMSVGDSSGAHFAIPQPYNMPSRQQTPMVTQFVPPNRMARGEPYSSSQSYVSQIGQSQPTLPQPQSDDATFLKETDQTQPYTPSTSGTASVLHTEPPQTTTCQPTVTTGQMPTPSSSPERVSAENTTYESFSSHGDFVDLEGT